ACGATACTATTTTTataatgtattttattttttatgcataTAAATCCGTCAGATCGTCTCATAAAAGACCTACTATTTTTATaatgtaatttatttttttatgcatgtaTCTTCAAgattcaaaataattaaaattaataattaatttaatttttttcagaaaaataaatgaaaagatAAATACAGTTAGTTTTTTAAATTACGTATTTATTGGTAGTTAAATAAGAAAGTACAACACTTAAGTTATTAAAGCTTTATTATACCATATTATAGATTTTTTAAATCCTATGGCATGATGCTTTGCCCTAGTATTTAAGACACTAAACTTGACACGGAGAAGTTTTAACgtaaaatgttaattttttttataaattaaaatcgCGTTTGAAATgacgttttttttaaaatttatttaacgtaatatcatattatctatatatttattattataaataaatattcggATTCTTAGTGATCttattttgtgaaacaaattTGTTTtcgtaaaaaaaattcatttaggTAAGTAATGTTTTTCGTATAATTTACTTATAACTCTGTTATCTAATTccttttaaaaatctgaaaattcgCGTATTATAAAGGTCGAGGCCTTAGTGGTACGACTTTATGACATCAATTAGTTTCTACAAAAATGCTATAAGTAATGTTTTtcatataatttattaacaatTACAATATCTAATCGAATTTAAATTTCCAAAAATTCAAATATCATCTCTACAagtcatatatttaatataagagtaggttttttgtgagacgatctcacgaatctttatctgtgggACGAGTCAactttatcgatattcacaataaaaagtaatactcttaacataagaagtaatactttttcatagatgactcaaataagagatcaatctcataaaatacgacttgtgagactctctcacacaagttttaatataattatattatttttatccaaataataattaaaactaTAACAAAatttttcacacacacacacacacatatatatatatatatgaataggTATCTTGtgtgacggtctcacgaatttttatttgtgagacgaatcaactctaccgatattcacaataaaagtaatactcttagcatgaaaaataatatttttttcatcgataactcaaataagagatttgtctcacaagaTATAATCCGTGAgagtctcacataaatttttacatatatatatatatatatatatatatatatatatatatatatatatattagtgtGAGTTTATTCGTAGTTACTTTAATGGAAGAaatcaccaaaaaaaaaatagtatttaaataaatctGAGAAAAGTGTCCCATTGGGAGTGTTACAcagaattttatatattttttggtaTTCCGATTATACAAAGTATTTACGATATATAAAGCTGGGTATTTTAGAAAATTGATGTATAGATAGACGGAGGTATAAAGACGAGAGGAAAGAATCCTAATCGAAAACCCTAGAGGAGCGTAAAATCAATTGAATTCTCAGTTTTAAATTGTCGCGAACGGTTGGTTGTTGGTATGCTTATTCTACAATATTTGTTCTTTCATTCGATACTTGATTGTAATTCGGTGAATTTATGGGTGTTTTATTTGTTCATTCATATGGGGCAAGGGATttgttctttctttttttttggtATCTGGATGAACACTGCATATTCCGATCTAGAAAATTGTCTTTTTGTTTCGATTGGAAGCATGAGATCTGGGCATTAAGATCTATTTGGAGTTTAGAGACGATGAAATTACTGTGTACACTACATTATTCTTTGGTCAAATACTTTGCGTTGAATTAACTTTTCGGTCAAAACTACTTGAGCGATGATTGTTACAGTTTGATCTGATAGATTTTCTTCTATTATACTGAAATATATATCTGTGTATATGATTTTTTGCTGCTATAAAGACCTCATATGACCCACCCATGAAGCTGTAGTGGTGTGAGCATGAAAGTTCAAGCTTTAAACTTACATCCCGGTTGTTGAATTTTAGTTGCTTTTAGGCATTTATGGTAATACGTTTTCCGGTTAATGAGATTCAGACAATATATATTGATAAAGAATTCAGTTTGCGGTAGCTATTGTGTGTTACACCATTGTGTGAGCAGCATGGGGGGAGTTAATTAGAAGACCTGAATGATGCATTGCAAACCAATGTTTAATTGTATCAAAGCCTCTAATGTATGCTCTTTTTTTCTTCATTCTGACCCTTTTTTAGCAAGTGTGATGTCGGAATATCGTATTTTGCCTTGTACATGTGTCATATTatgttagtttttttttataggaaacaAAGTCATATTATGTTAGttttttttataggaaacaAAGTCATATTATGTCAGTTTGTTGCTCTTTAAAATGTCTCTAACAGTTGTTGGAGAGTATCATGGATATTTTTGAACGAATATGAGATTTTTGATAGCCACGAACATTACACTTTTCATATCATACTAGTTTTGTCATTGGAAGCCATTAATTTCACCCCTTGAACAAGTTTGTCGGCCAGTAGTGTGTTTGCGTTTTGTTTCGGAGTGTTAGTTCATTAGTTTGCCAGCATATGCCTGCTCGAAATTTCCGTTACCCGAAGCATATACTTGTTTGGCGACGTAAACATGCCCATGCTTCCCTTTTATTAAATAACTGCTTTTATTTATTCACGCCCCCTTTATTTAACTGCTATTGTGCTTATATGCGCTTGCTTGGCCTTGCTTCTTGTTCGTAATGGGAGTGCAGTATGCCTTTTTCTTGAGAATTGAAATCTTTGGTGCAGAAATGGCCACAGGTGGAACTGGTCCCCAGAGAGGATCTGCAGCAGCTGCTGCAGCCAATCTTCGTAGGAGGAGAACAGGGAGTGGAGCCTCTGGTGGTGCAAGTGGGACGATGCTCCAGTTTTACACTGATGACGCACCAGGACTCAAGATTTCTCCCAATGTTGTGCTTATAATGAGCATTGGTTTCATAGCTTTCGTTGCCATACTTCATGTTATGGGTAAGTTGTACTTCGTTCGCAAAGATTAGATGATGTCTGAGTGGTGACTTTTGGATGGaaaaaatttgggagaagtttaTTTTTTTCCAGGTGTTGTTTTGATAAATTATTGAAGTTATGTAAAAGAACCAGCCCAATTTATACTTTTGCATTTTCTTTCAAAAGTTTCAACTCATGCTGCTGATATACTATTAGCCATTGAGCATTAAGGACGCCACTCCTTAGTTAATCAAATTTCCGACTGAAATTTAAGATGTTCTTTGCAACCTAAGCAAAATTTACATGGAAAATTTAGAATATCATTAAATTAATAGATGTTCCTAAATTTATCAGAATTATTCTGAACTTCATTGGATAGAATCAAAGTCGAATGTATATGCCTATTTTACCATTTTCAGTAAATTGAAGATCTATTAGTCGTCTttgttttgatatataaatacaCATGAAGGGGCATGGCCAAGAGCTGAAGTAACTGAGAGAAGACTGTTGATTACAGCGCAAGTATGTCAACTAGAGTACATGCACAAAATGATACTGTCTCGTGCCTCGTTTTATTAAGTTACGAAGGGTCGAGCTGGCTCAAATATTCTTCAGTTAGTAATCAAAAGTATCGAATTCGACCAAAAGATTATGTCTTCAGTATACACTATCAAGCATAAAATTCTCAGTAGTTCACCGGCTTCAATATACTTATGAATACTTTATAATATAAGTGATATCGAACAAGCTCATGAACACGAGTCATAATCCAAGTTTTTGTTCCACAGAATTTGATAATTAAGTTAGAACAAAATGAATCGGATCTCCTCAAAATTTTTGGTTTCTGAGTTTCGGACCAAGGAAATTCAAGTTCCAGTAGTATTTGACTCGAGCTAGTTCTTTTATATACCTGCAATCGAACTGTAACGTTTTGAGAAGACTGGTATACATAGCCTGGGAATTTTTGTTACTGCCTGTTTGAATCTTTTATTTGTTTTTCCCCATTATCAAATCTTCCTATATTTTGTTATCCACGGATATATTGAATTTGGGCTGCAGATTGTTTATTCTAAAATCCTATTATTTCGAAAGTCTAACATCTCATGAAAAAATCAATTAGCCCGAATTAGCTGAACCAACTGGAAGCTCCATTCAACTCCGTCCGATTTCATGACCAATTATTGGTCTAATAACTGGACTACACACCCCTAACATGATGGGTGGGATCTTTAGATCGATCACTTGTATTGAAAATGACGTTCATGTCATTAGCCATTGGCTCAGTTGTCACGTTGCTTCTCAATATATTGAGATGTCCCCCCCgtgcccccccccccccacccccccccccaccccacTTGTAATTAAAAAGAATAAAAGAAAATGATGTTTCCTAGTGTGGGAAATAAAAATTTCTGTAATGGTTTTAATTTAACTACGATTGATTTTAATTCAAACTAACAATACATGCACGTGATAATTCATGTTCATAGATTTTGTTGGGTTCCGAAATTATAATAATCTTGATTTCGatgataacaaaaaaaaattattatgtttCTAACATTTTTACTCGAGTGTGAAGTTGTTAACTGAAGATGAAATGTGAAACTTGAATTTAATCAAACTGAAAATCTGACGAGCTTGAGTTTTTCAACGATATCTCACAGTTCAGTGAAGCAAATTACCAGCTTTTAAACCACTAAACAGAAAACTCAATTATGGGTAAGTTGTATTTCacatcagttgggcaaaatcggatatTACTAAGCAAACTGATGGCAGCAAGGGCCAAGGCTCGTCAGTTTGGTTGTTTAGAAAAGATCGGTTGGACATGAGCAATTACGATATTTTGATCAGCCTGATCAAATCGGTTATCcaaataaaatgattcaatATGTTTACGAAGTTCAGAAGATACAAATCATCTTCACAAGTGAAAGTTTgaattgaaatttaaaatactgataaatgacgatgaaactAGTTATGCATAAGCTCAGCATACCTCATCAATTTAGTTCAGTCTAGCTGACGAGCCCAACTGAATGATCAGTCTAGCTGACGAGCCCAACTGGCAGCAGACATCGAAATCAGTTAGGCTCGAGAAAAGTGGTAAGCAATGTGGAAATGAATGTTTCAATATCAGaaacaatatataaattttcataattgaCATATTCTTGTTTCAAACGTTCATATCCGTGTTGAAGACTATAAATACAATAACTTGAAGATCAAATGTAAGTTATGAAAGAGATTCAAAGTATGAGCAATCTACAAGAAGAAATTAGCTAGAACGAGAACAAGCTCAAGTATGAGGATACAtaatcactcacatatatacATGAGAGTTGAATTTCAAAGTTTAGATGagtgagtcttcacacaaagaTATTAAATATTGTGTTTGTAATATTGACATAAGAGACATTAAGCATTATGCAGATTGTGAGGTTGCAGCCTACAATTAAGAGTGTTTTAAGAGTTTCAATCAGgctctctgaacatccataaacaaattattatctatttatttatcgtatttacttattattactattgtttttaagatgaattgttgaagcatttGATGTGtatttcaaataccaaaatattgtatatcaagtgtttgataaaatgattcAACCAAAAACGTTTTAcacattcaacttgcatattttttaaatgttgagtaagtttcttgtgagacggtctcagaatatttatctatgagacatgtcaaccatactgatattcacaataaaaagtaatattattagcataaaaagtaatattttttcatgaatgacccaaataaaatacatgtctcacaaaacacgaaccgtgaaaccgtctcatacaagtttttgccttaaatgTTTTACCAAAATGTTTAAGCGGTTTCTACGGAAAATTATTTTGAGTATCTTCCACTTAATTAGAAAACCAAcatcgatttaattcatcggtattcaatattttaaagaCCGAGCTATTATAGCTCAATTATTATCCttcaaccgatcctatcaaactttttatccaattatttgtttttaaaatatttaagttattaattaatattaaacaatatatcaaaattatatatataaattaaaatgtcCCTTTCAAGTATACatacaatattttatataaaaaagatTTGGAAGCTTCCATCATCACATCCACGAGCGCATCCAATCTTGTGATCCCACGGTCCATAACACAGTCCGTGTTTCGCGATCTTTGTCGCGATGGGCCCATTTGGTTATGGTGTCAAATTAGGCCCTATGAACcaacaaaatctttaaaagCCCGATTGAAAGTGAACCAATCGGGTCCACCGTTTCCCCAAAGGTGGTGCTGCATTCTTCAAACAAAGCTTCCCCTAAAGTGCATAATTcttgatatttttttcttttcaaaagatGAAGGGCCACCACATGCAAGTGAACCAAGGGGGTGATATTATATTACAAAGTAGCAAtccattaattttaaattaaggattttaaatatgtaataataaatttattgattatatgaGTAAATTAATGTAATTAAGTATGATAATTTGTTTCTTAAGACATAatttggtacacatgatagaATAAACATGTGAtgtataatataaggataagttaatgataaataagatgtaggatattgtatttaatgtttggtatgattttaataagagtgattaaatttatatattagattgtaatcaCAAAATTAACctaatcataataaattttataatttcaaatttgttgcttgagttcatatttcttATATGTTAATGCGCAGACAttacttgcatgatttatttatttttttttacctaattttatatattatatattatgataattgagaataattttattgagatttatgcaaatcatttatataattatctcgagttcatttatatatttatcatattatataatatataaaaataaataaaaatatttatttgattttaatttctacctacaagtaaaatgagagaaaaatatagtttagaatttttatatattgaggacaattaagtcatttgtggtATTTTTATCATtagattaaaattatcacatctCATAAAAGAGATATTTTATCCTcgtataaaattatttatcacaTGGGATTTTTAAAAAGGTACCAAACGTGGGATAAGAgatgattatttatcaatctctcTCGTATCTCATGTACCGACCATACCTAAGTATTCATCCAATGTTATTATGGataatgtttttatgattttactatttcaattattaaatatatgaaaaaattataattctaaAAATCGATGCGCATCCTTAACCGGTTTCCacaatatcaaaatatttataaCATAATTCACATGtaactcatttaaaataaaataaaaagatcCTTATTTctgatgtattttttttaacactATTTTATTAATTGAAAAGTGGAATGCTCTACGTGAACAATATTGATTTGGtttctaaaaatataattaaaaacctTTGTATATCCTTcgtaatgaaaaatataaaaatcaaataaattccttttttaaatgataaaaacttgtatgagacggtctcacgagtcgtatttgtgagacggatctcttatttgggtcatccattaaaaaatattactatttatgtgttgggtgcaataattgtccctgcttggtagagcgatcgaaccatggtgttTGTGTTGttgtgcagtttaaaagatttgagttgcaccattaccactagctatagctattggtaaagcggtaagcactcggtcctacattatgctaagagtattactctgtattgtgaatatgggtagggttgacccatctcacagattaagatccgtgagacggtctcacactgAGACcaactattttaaataaataaaatttcgtaaaAAGTGAATGGCCCATTAATGAAAGTTATTGGGTCCCATTTTGTGCTTATCGCGTCATCCCTATGTTCAGTGTGTTGTGTATTACAGTAAAGATTTGATCATTTACAACTAAATTCAAactattaatttaaaattaataaataaattcaaattgCAAGGTCTACATCGTAAATCCTATGAATGGAATCATTCAAccttttttttaatcattattaattaaGACCAAATTCCATACGTTAAATAATCTCCTTTTCACCATGGCCAGCGTTTTAtttcttaaattttaaattattccttcTTAAAAATTCTTAATTAGAACCCACTCGTTCATTAAATATCGAGTTTGGAAATAATTATCCTTAAACTTTCATTCCACGTACGTTATAATTAATTATTCTCATTATTTGATGTACTAATAGTttgaaagtaatattttttcatggaggactcaaataagatatatgtctcacaaaatatgactcgtgagaccgtctcacacaagtttttgtgtgtataacacatatatatatatatatatatatgtatatatatatatattcacacaTACACATACATACCCATCCTTATCAATTACCATGATGGTGATGACGATTTGTTGACTTTAATAAAAGGTTTGTAGTGAAACAACACCGTACTTTAAATTCTCGGCGGTTTTAATGTTTTTAGTTCCCACTAAGTAAGATTAAACGACAATTGTATCCCAACTGTataattattatcattatcatGACAACTAATGATACCAAGTTGATCGCAATTTCTTATCTTAATTCTAAAGTATCCcaactttaaaataaatcatttttatatttgaaatatataatgttttattgtttaaCATTATACTATCGCACATAACATATACATATAATCTACGATTCATGTCATTATTTCGATGGAAAAAAgattaaaattaagaaaaaaaaatatacattAGTGGACTAAATTTACcgtaaaacaaaaaatatataaaattaatttttttttctaaaaaaaatattttaaattttttttgaaccTGAATTGATTGAGTATGCAATACATGTGCTGTGGACACGATTAAAATAATTGATTGCCATCCTTTTGACAATGAAAGAAACGAACCGGTGCCTCACGCTCTTTGGAAGGTACAAACTTTCTGTCTCACAAAaggaaataataaattaaagaagGACAAAACTGTCCTTTCACTTCATCCATACTAGGCCTCACTCGCACCTGTCTCCAACCACAAGCAACCTGTGGTCTATCCATCAacacaaaattatatatatttctcATATAAATATTCGTGAAATCGTTTTATATGAGTCGTACACATTCATCCAAACAATTAAAACATTCTTTGCAATTTTAATctattcataaaaatatttaaacttgAAATTGATAAAACATCAGCGTACTAACGTAACATCTTGGTGACATTAGACAAAGGAGTCGTGATTCCAAAATCTACTTGGAGTATATAAATTGTGGACTTTTTGAaagaaattatattaaatattaattgaCTGTGTGATATGATTTTTCTTATTCAGGTCGGCATCATAAATAATATTTCCACATAGATTAACAGCCAattctatattttattttttaatttaattcatgTGGGACTATAAATATCAGAGAGACTCCTCACCGACTAAAAAAACCACGTATATTATGCATAATTAATTTCTTCCTCCGAcgacctatatatatatatatatatatataactaaatATTTCTTCATCGATCAGCTGAGCAGAGAAAAATGGTGGATCTCCAGACTGTGTGCTCTATGTGCGGCGACGTCGGCTTCCAGGACAAGCTCTTCCGCTGCTCAAGCTGTCGCAACCGCTTCCAACACTCGTACGTCCGCCtccatctctctctctctctctatacacacacacacacacacacatattttttTTGTCCAGATTGAGCAATCCCAGAAATCATTcacattattttaaaacaagaaatttacattttttCCTGTTGTCGGGAGCAATACATTCACTTTCAGTAAACTCGCCCGATTGATCAAAATATGATGATGCTCACTGCTGGTGTTTTCAGGTCCCCCCTTTTTTTTATATAGTTGTTTTGATTGTTTTTCCCATTTGTCTGACATATTTTCTTACAAAAACAATATTCTCGTTTGATAGCACATGGTTTTGATCTGGTAGGGAAAGGAATGAAGTACTATTTTAGATATACATCATTGCTAGCTTATCAAGCTTCATCATTCTGACTTGATCACACACAGTGACACAGACATATTTAATTGTTATAATTACAGAAATCCCGTGTGATTATGTCGTCTAATCCATTTTCTAATCAAGTAATTACAACTCTCGACTGCTCGGAAAAAATAATATGTACTGATATCTATTTTGTGGATGGATGTGTGATAGGTACTGCAGCAACTTTTACAGTGAACTAGCGGGTCCTATTGAAGTGTGCGATTGGTGCCAATATGACCAAAAGAATTCATCACCAAGGAGTGCAAACTCTTCAACGACTTCAACAAGTTATAAATCCGGGCATGCCAATGAATTGCGGTCGCCCTATTCCGGCGATAAAATCAAGCAACACGTTCGCCACGATGGCAGGACTACTGCCTCCACGGAGAAGGCCGCCGCAGGAAAAATCACGTCGCCTCGGCCCGCCACCCGTAGGTATAAGCTTCTCAAGGATGTTATGTGCTAATTCAATCAAGGAAGCACGCCAATTTTACTATTTAAGATATATGGTCACGTAAAGTACATACCTAGTAAGTCTTTTGTGATACGATCTCATAAATCGTTATTCATGAGATCATATCACAAAAGTTTTTGTGGTCGTCATAAATCGCAATGCATGAAAATAGAATATTACTATAGCTTAGGGGTTATCCTAATTTTGGTGTTTCATTTAATAGATATCAATGTTGTATCGTGACATGTATTAAACTTATAATATAATTTAGTTGGAACTTTATAATCGAGGTgtgaatttaaattaatttgtaAAGTGTAATTTAGTACGGGATTAATATCTAACGCATGCATATTAAcaatatttctaatgaaaattaCGATTAATTTTAAAAGTAGGGCAAATTTTATTTGTAGCTTTAGTATTTTAGAAGAAGATACACAGATTGATTATTCTCATCGTTTACAAATATACACTTTTAAACGAGTTTCATGAATGACGTATGATACGATTAtttgtaatataatatattcaagattTTTATCTATGTACATTCAAAGTATATACATATAAGTAAATAttgttaaaattatatttagtaTTTAGCTTTAATAATCGCAATTGACTACGTacttttatatattaatt
This region of Primulina eburnea isolate SZY01 chromosome 14, ASM2296580v1, whole genome shotgun sequence genomic DNA includes:
- the LOC140813188 gene encoding protein transport protein Sec61 subunit beta-like is translated as MATGGTGPQRGSAAAAAANLRRRRTGSGASGGASGTMLQFYTDDAPGLKISPNVVLIMSIGFIAFVAILHVMGKLYFVRKD